Proteins co-encoded in one Klebsiella michiganensis genomic window:
- a CDS encoding LysR family transcriptional regulator, with amino-acid sequence MARIALGDIEAVQTIARRGSFRAAAIDLGVSTTALSHTLAKFEAELGVRLFNRTTRSVSLTEAGRLFIERVGPSLQGLNDALESVRAHRDTPSGVLRINAPPFAARQVLSSLVFEFLRRYPEMQIDIVTEGKLVDIVAEGFDLGVRVAGLVPADMIALSLGQPQRFAVVASPAYLAEHGTPLTPGDLLNHPCIRVRLPDGSLYRWHLEKCGEVAPIDVRGPLTLDEASLAREAVLEGIGIGFFMEQNVADEIHSGKLVRLLEAWTQPFPGLCLYYSGRRHPSAGLAAFLALARERAANS; translated from the coding sequence ATGGCGCGTATAGCCCTCGGCGATATCGAAGCCGTGCAGACCATCGCCCGCCGGGGATCTTTCCGCGCGGCGGCTATCGATCTGGGCGTTTCAACCACGGCGCTCAGCCATACGCTGGCAAAATTTGAGGCCGAGCTTGGCGTGCGCCTGTTCAACCGCACCACCCGCAGCGTATCGCTGACGGAGGCCGGGAGACTCTTTATCGAGAGAGTTGGGCCGTCTCTTCAGGGGCTGAACGACGCCCTTGAGAGCGTGCGGGCGCACCGCGATACCCCGTCCGGTGTGCTGCGTATCAATGCCCCGCCGTTTGCCGCTCGTCAGGTGCTTTCTTCGCTGGTTTTTGAGTTTTTACGCCGCTATCCGGAGATGCAGATCGATATAGTTACTGAAGGAAAGCTGGTTGATATCGTTGCCGAAGGTTTCGATCTTGGCGTGCGCGTGGCCGGGCTGGTGCCTGCCGATATGATTGCTCTCTCGCTTGGGCAGCCACAGCGCTTCGCCGTTGTCGCGTCTCCAGCTTATCTGGCGGAGCACGGCACGCCGCTAACGCCGGGCGACCTGCTGAATCACCCCTGTATTCGCGTCCGACTGCCGGACGGCTCTCTCTACCGCTGGCATCTGGAAAAATGCGGCGAAGTCGCACCCATTGATGTGCGCGGCCCGCTGACGCTGGACGAAGCCTCCCTGGCGCGGGAGGCGGTGTTGGAAGGTATCGGGATTGGCTTTTTTATGGAGCAAAACGTCGCCGACGAAATCCACTCCGGCAAGCTGGTTCGCCTGCTGGAAGCGTGGACGCAGCCCTTCCCGGGGCTTTGCCTTTACTATTCCGGCAGGCGGCACCCCTCTGCCGGGCTGGCCGCTTTCCTGGCGCTGGCGCGGGAAAGAGCAGCGAATTCATAA
- a CDS encoding ferric-rhodotorulic acid transporter, producing the protein MAFVNFSRERFTLRAGGPSLLAAAIALALLPSSQAEDTITVNSQADNPLAGQEQDYSVKTTTTGTKLLLVPRDIPQSVSVISQQRIQDQNLQTIGEVLDNTTGISTKLVDSSRATYFARGFFISNYAYDDMPTQVSDVWDFGDTGSDTAVFENIEVVRGAAGLMSGSGNPSAYINMVRKHADSREFKGNVSASYGSWDKQRYVADLSAPLSESGNVRGRVVTGYQDNDTWLDKSHSRKKFIYGVVDADVTDSTTLSVGYDYQESNDDSPTWGGLPTWYADGSRTHFSRSATTSPDWAYSNKDATKVFANLVQRFDNGWEARINTLHAETNFDSKLMYVTGFPDKVTGAGTSAYGGWNRGERKQDSVDAFVRGGFDLFGRQHELMFGGSYSRQRNHYDNAMPNTGLPYGGIAMDSFYSNVADPSWSAFSLYSKDVVRQQAAYTAARFSLADPLHLIVGARYTEWDADYSPSTAPQTSLNSKKHDVTPYAGLVYDINDTWSAYTSYTSIFQPTDKRDVNGDYLDPTTGKSYEAGVKADWFNTRLTTSLAVFRIEQDKVAQSLGTPVNGNPGETAYKSVDGTVSRGVEFELNGALTDNWQLTFGASRYVADDNTGEAVNSDQPRTTLKLFTRYQLPMLPEVTVGGGVNWQGKTWQDAYGPNGNTRIKQGSFARVDLFTRYQVTKNFAVQGNINNLFDKEYESWLSDYVVYGAPRSFSLTANYSF; encoded by the coding sequence ATGGCATTTGTTAACTTCTCCAGGGAACGGTTCACGTTACGGGCAGGCGGCCCATCACTGCTGGCGGCGGCCATTGCGCTGGCGCTGCTTCCTTCTTCGCAGGCAGAAGACACCATCACGGTGAATAGCCAGGCGGATAATCCGCTGGCAGGGCAAGAACAGGATTACAGCGTCAAAACCACCACCACCGGCACCAAACTGCTGTTGGTTCCACGCGATATTCCGCAATCCGTCAGCGTCATCAGCCAGCAGCGTATACAGGATCAGAATCTGCAAACCATTGGTGAGGTGCTGGATAACACCACCGGTATCAGCACCAAACTGGTGGACAGCAGCCGTGCCACTTATTTTGCGCGCGGCTTCTTTATCAGCAACTACGCCTACGACGACATGCCCACTCAGGTTAGCGACGTCTGGGACTTCGGCGATACTGGTTCGGATACCGCCGTGTTTGAAAATATTGAAGTGGTGCGCGGCGCGGCGGGGCTGATGAGCGGCAGCGGAAACCCTTCGGCGTACATCAATATGGTGCGCAAGCACGCCGACAGTCGCGAATTTAAAGGCAACGTGTCCGCCAGCTACGGCAGCTGGGACAAGCAACGCTATGTGGCGGATCTCTCCGCGCCGCTCAGCGAGTCCGGGAATGTGCGGGGCCGCGTGGTTACCGGCTACCAGGACAACGACACCTGGCTGGACAAAAGCCATTCCCGCAAGAAATTCATCTACGGCGTGGTGGATGCTGATGTGACAGACTCCACTACGCTCTCCGTTGGCTACGACTATCAGGAAAGTAACGACGACAGCCCGACCTGGGGCGGCCTGCCCACCTGGTATGCCGACGGCAGCCGGACGCACTTCAGCCGCAGCGCCACCACCTCACCGGACTGGGCTTATTCCAACAAAGACGCCACCAAAGTGTTTGCCAACCTGGTCCAGCGCTTTGATAACGGCTGGGAAGCGCGCATTAATACTCTGCACGCTGAAACCAATTTCGATTCGAAGCTGATGTACGTCACCGGCTTCCCGGATAAAGTGACCGGCGCGGGTACCAGCGCGTACGGTGGCTGGAACCGGGGCGAGCGTAAACAGGATTCGGTTGATGCGTTTGTACGCGGTGGCTTTGACCTGTTTGGTCGCCAGCACGAGTTGATGTTCGGGGGCAGCTACAGCCGCCAGCGCAATCACTATGACAATGCCATGCCGAACACCGGATTGCCTTACGGCGGTATCGCGATGGACAGCTTCTACAGCAACGTCGCGGACCCGAGCTGGTCTGCCTTCTCGCTTTACAGCAAAGACGTGGTACGCCAGCAGGCCGCCTACACCGCAGCGCGTTTCTCGCTGGCCGACCCGCTGCACCTGATTGTGGGGGCCCGCTATACCGAATGGGATGCAGACTACAGCCCGTCAACCGCCCCGCAAACCAGCCTGAACAGCAAAAAGCATGACGTGACGCCGTATGCGGGCCTGGTTTACGACATCAATGACACCTGGTCGGCCTACACCAGCTACACTTCCATCTTCCAGCCGACCGACAAGCGCGACGTTAACGGCGATTATCTCGACCCCACCACCGGGAAGAGCTATGAAGCGGGCGTGAAAGCAGACTGGTTTAATACGCGCCTGACCACCTCCCTGGCGGTATTCCGCATCGAACAGGATAAAGTTGCCCAGTCCCTTGGCACGCCGGTTAACGGCAATCCGGGCGAAACGGCGTATAAATCCGTGGACGGCACCGTGAGCCGCGGCGTGGAGTTCGAGCTGAACGGCGCGCTGACCGATAACTGGCAGCTCACCTTCGGGGCTTCTCGCTACGTGGCGGATGACAATACCGGTGAGGCGGTGAACTCTGACCAGCCGCGTACCACCCTGAAGCTGTTTACCCGCTACCAGCTGCCGATGTTGCCGGAAGTGACCGTGGGCGGCGGCGTGAACTGGCAGGGTAAAACCTGGCAGGATGCCTACGGCCCGAACGGCAACACCCGCATCAAACAGGGCAGCTTCGCGCGGGTGGACCTCTTCACCCGCTACCAGGTGACGAAAAACTTCGCCGTACAGGGCAACATCAACAACCTGTTCGACAAAGAATATGAATCCTGGCTCTCCGACTATGTGGTTTATGGCGCCCCGCGCAGCTTCTCGCTGACGGCAAACTATAGCTTCTAA
- the emrD gene encoding multidrug resistance protein D (multidrug efflux protein involved in adaptation to low energy shock) produces MRKLANIHLLMMLILLVAVGQMTQTIYIPSIPDMAHEMGVRSGAIQRVMAAYLFTYGVSQLFYGPLSDRIGRRPVILAGMVIFMLATLGALFTTNLHILVLASALQGMGTGVAGVMARTMPRDLYEGGDLRQANSLLNMGILVSPLLAPVIGGMLDSVWGWRACYGFLLLLCAIVAFSMWRWLPETRPADAAPPRLMRSYKMLLANISFNCYLLMLVGGLAGVAVFEACSGVLMGGVLGLNGVVVSILFILPIPAAFFGSWYAGRQNVRFSSLMWQAVLSCLFAGILMWIPGWFGIMNIWTLLVPAALFFFGAGMLFPLATSGAMEPFPFLAGTAGALVGGLQNIGSGVMAWFSALMPQTGQYSIGMLMTAMGVLILCCWLPLAQRFQHHGEAV; encoded by the coding sequence ATGAGAAAGTTAGCCAATATCCACCTGCTGATGATGTTGATTCTGCTGGTTGCTGTCGGGCAGATGACACAGACGATTTATATTCCTTCTATTCCCGATATGGCTCATGAAATGGGCGTGCGCAGCGGCGCAATTCAGCGCGTGATGGCGGCCTATTTGTTTACCTACGGCGTGTCGCAGCTGTTTTATGGCCCGCTTTCCGACCGCATTGGCCGCCGCCCGGTGATCCTCGCCGGCATGGTGATTTTCATGCTGGCCACGCTCGGCGCGCTGTTTACCACTAATTTGCATATTCTGGTGCTGGCGAGCGCCCTGCAGGGCATGGGCACCGGGGTGGCCGGAGTGATGGCAAGAACCATGCCGCGCGACCTTTACGAAGGCGGCGATTTACGCCAGGCCAACAGCCTGCTGAACATGGGGATTCTGGTTAGCCCGCTGCTGGCACCGGTTATTGGCGGGATGCTGGACAGCGTCTGGGGCTGGCGCGCCTGCTACGGCTTCCTGCTGCTGCTGTGCGCCATTGTGGCGTTTTCCATGTGGCGTTGGCTGCCGGAAACCCGCCCGGCAGATGCCGCGCCGCCGCGCCTGATGCGCAGCTACAAAATGCTGCTCGCCAATATCTCCTTTAACTGCTATCTACTGATGCTGGTCGGTGGCCTGGCGGGCGTGGCGGTGTTTGAAGCCTGCTCCGGCGTGCTGATGGGCGGCGTACTCGGCCTGAACGGCGTAGTGGTGAGCATCCTGTTTATTCTGCCAATTCCGGCGGCGTTTTTTGGCTCCTGGTATGCGGGCCGCCAGAACGTGCGTTTCTCCAGTCTGATGTGGCAGGCGGTATTAAGCTGCCTGTTCGCCGGTATTTTGATGTGGATCCCCGGCTGGTTCGGCATCATGAATATCTGGACTTTATTGGTACCTGCGGCACTGTTCTTCTTCGGCGCAGGCATGTTGTTCCCGCTGGCGACCAGCGGCGCGATGGAGCCGTTCCCGTTCCTCGCCGGTACCGCGGGCGCGCTGGTTGGCGGCCTGCAAAACATCGGCTCCGGCGTGATGGCCTGGTTCTCCGCCCTGATGCCGCAAACCGGGCAATACAGCATCGGGATGCTGATGACGGCGATGGGCGTGCTGATCCTGTGCTGCTGGCTGCCGCTGGCGCAGCGTTTCCAGCATCACGGCGAGGCGGTGTAA
- a CDS encoding transcriptional regulator (regulates the synthesis and expression of the dsdXA operon and dadA gene), which produces METSREGRNRLLNGWQLSKLYTFEVAARHQSFALAADELSLSPSAVSHRINQLEEELGIQLFVRSHRKVELTHEGKRVFWALKSSLDTLNQEILDIKNQELSGTLTLYSRPSIAQCWLVPALEDFTQRYPSISLTILTGNDNLNLQRAGIDLALYFDDAPSSQLSHHFLMDEAILPVCSPEYARRFELHSRPSQLRHCTLLHDRQAWSNDSGTDEWYSWAQQFGIELPTSTGIGFDRSDLAVIAAMNHVGVAMGRKRLVQKRLERGELIAPFGDKTLKCHQHYYISTLAGRQWPKIDAFINWLKALAEEAK; this is translated from the coding sequence ATGGAAACGTCACGCGAAGGGCGCAATCGGTTATTAAACGGCTGGCAGCTGTCGAAGCTGTACACCTTTGAGGTGGCGGCGCGCCATCAATCTTTTGCGCTGGCGGCGGATGAACTGTCGCTGAGCCCTAGCGCCGTTAGCCACCGAATAAACCAGCTGGAAGAGGAGCTGGGGATCCAGCTTTTTGTTCGCTCGCACCGTAAAGTGGAGCTGACGCATGAAGGCAAGCGGGTGTTCTGGGCGCTGAAATCGTCTCTGGATACGTTGAATCAGGAGATTCTGGATATCAAAAACCAGGAACTCTCCGGCACGCTGACCCTGTACTCAAGGCCGTCGATTGCCCAGTGCTGGCTGGTGCCTGCGCTGGAGGATTTTACCCAGCGCTACCCCTCTATTTCGTTAACCATTCTGACCGGGAACGACAACCTGAATTTACAGCGCGCAGGCATCGATCTGGCGCTCTATTTTGACGATGCACCGTCCTCGCAGCTGAGCCACCATTTCCTGATGGATGAGGCGATTTTGCCGGTTTGCAGCCCGGAGTATGCCCGCCGCTTTGAGCTTCATTCCCGGCCTTCTCAGCTCCGCCACTGCACTTTGCTGCACGACCGGCAGGCGTGGAGCAATGATTCCGGCACCGACGAGTGGTACAGCTGGGCGCAGCAGTTTGGCATTGAGCTACCCACCTCGACGGGCATAGGCTTCGATCGCTCTGACCTGGCGGTGATTGCCGCGATGAACCACGTTGGCGTGGCGATGGGGCGAAAAAGGCTGGTGCAGAAGCGGCTGGAGCGGGGCGAACTCATCGCCCCTTTTGGGGATAAAACGTTGAAATGCCATCAGCATTACTACATTTCGACCCTTGCTGGCCGACAATGGCCGAAGATTGACGCTTTTATCAACTGGCTTAAAGCCCTGGCCGAAGAGGCAAAATAA
- a CDS encoding DsdX permease, translating into MGSQIWVVGTLLASIILIVLTIVKLKLHPFLALLLASFFVGVMMGMGPLEMVNAVESGIGGTLGFLAAVIGLGTILGKMMEVSGAAERIGLALQRCRWLSADVIMVLVGLICGITLFVEVGVVLLIPLAFSIAKKTHISLLKLAIPLCTALMAVHCVVPPHPAALFVTNKLGADVGTVIVYGLAVGLLASLVGGPLFLKCLGNRLPFKSVPAEFSDLQTRDAASLPSLSATLFTVLLPIFLMLAKTLAELNMTPGSTTYTALEFIGNPITAMFIAVFVAYYLLGLRQHMSIATLLSHTENGFGSIANILMIIGAGGAFNAILKASGMADSLALSLSSLHLHPILLAWLVALILHAAVGSATVAMMGATAIVAPLLPLYPNVSPEIVTLAIGSGAIGCTIVTDSLFWLVKQYCGATLHETFKYYTTATFIASLVALAGTFLLSFII; encoded by the coding sequence ATGGGATCGCAAATCTGGGTGGTGGGTACGCTGCTTGCCAGCATAATTTTAATCGTGCTGACCATCGTAAAACTGAAGCTTCATCCTTTCCTCGCGCTGCTGCTGGCGAGCTTTTTCGTCGGCGTAATGATGGGCATGGGCCCGCTAGAGATGGTCAACGCGGTGGAAAGCGGCATCGGCGGCACGCTGGGCTTTTTAGCCGCGGTCATCGGGCTGGGCACCATTTTGGGAAAAATGATGGAAGTCTCCGGTGCCGCTGAGCGTATTGGCCTGGCGCTGCAGCGCTGCCGCTGGCTCTCCGCCGACGTGATTATGGTGCTGGTCGGGCTGATTTGCGGCATTACGCTGTTCGTTGAGGTTGGCGTGGTGCTACTGATCCCGCTGGCCTTTTCCATCGCCAAAAAGACCCACATTTCTTTGCTGAAACTGGCGATCCCGCTGTGTACCGCGCTGATGGCGGTTCACTGCGTGGTGCCCCCCCACCCGGCGGCGCTGTTCGTGACCAACAAACTCGGCGCTGACGTAGGCACCGTGATTGTGTATGGCTTAGCAGTTGGCCTGCTGGCGTCTCTGGTAGGTGGCCCGCTCTTCCTGAAGTGCCTGGGCAATCGCCTGCCGTTTAAATCCGTTCCCGCTGAATTTTCGGATCTGCAAACGCGAGACGCGGCTTCTCTGCCGTCTTTGAGCGCCACGCTGTTTACCGTGCTGCTGCCTATTTTCCTGATGCTGGCGAAAACGCTCGCGGAACTAAACATGACGCCGGGCAGCACGACATATACCGCGCTGGAGTTCATCGGCAACCCGATTACCGCCATGTTTATCGCCGTTTTCGTGGCCTATTATCTGCTGGGCCTGCGCCAGCACATGAGTATCGCTACGCTGCTGAGCCACACCGAAAATGGCTTTGGCTCCATTGCGAATATCCTGATGATTATCGGGGCCGGCGGCGCGTTTAACGCCATCCTCAAGGCCAGCGGCATGGCCGACAGCCTCGCGCTGAGCCTTTCCAGCCTGCATCTGCACCCGATCCTGCTCGCCTGGCTGGTTGCGCTTATTCTTCACGCCGCCGTCGGCTCCGCCACCGTGGCGATGATGGGCGCCACGGCTATCGTTGCCCCGCTGCTGCCGCTCTATCCCAACGTCAGCCCCGAGATTGTTACGCTCGCCATTGGCTCCGGCGCTATCGGCTGCACCATTGTGACCGACTCGCTGTTCTGGCTGGTGAAGCAATACTGCGGCGCCACGCTCCATGAAACCTTTAAGTACTACACCACGGCGACATTCATCGCTTCTTTAGTTGCACTGGCTGGCACATTCCTGCTTTCCTTTATCATCTGA
- a CDS encoding D-serine dehydratase (catalyzes the formation of pyruvate from serine), with amino-acid sequence MKSTELHTLTEKFPLLSELTALNETTWFNPGTTTLAEGLPHVGLTGQDVKEAHARLARFAPYLAKAFPETAATGGIIESELAAIPAMQKRLEKENGKKLCGNLWLKKDSHLPISGSIKARGGIYEVLTHAEKLAIEAGLLSLEDDYSRLLSPELREFFSRYSIAVGSTGNLGLSIGIISARIGFRVTVHMSADAREWKKAKLRSHGVEVVEYAEDYGVAVEQGRKAAEADANCFFIDDENSRTLFLGYAVAGQRLKDQFSRQAIAVDEQHPLFVYLPCGVGGGPGGVAFGLKLAFGDHVHCIFAEPTHSPCMLLGVYTGLHDALSVQDIGIDNLTAADGLAVGRASGFVGRAMQRLLDGFYTVDDQTLYNMLGGLAEEENIRLEPSALAGMAGPQRVCATASYHEMQGFSAQQLNNATHLVWATGGGMVPEAEMAQYLAKAR; translated from the coding sequence ATGAAATCGACAGAATTACACACGTTAACCGAAAAATTCCCGCTGCTCAGCGAGCTTACCGCCCTGAACGAAACGACCTGGTTTAACCCAGGAACGACCACTCTTGCCGAAGGCTTACCGCATGTTGGCCTGACCGGGCAGGACGTGAAAGAAGCGCACGCCCGGCTGGCTCGCTTTGCGCCTTATCTGGCGAAAGCCTTCCCGGAAACCGCAGCAACCGGCGGTATTATCGAGTCAGAGCTGGCCGCCATTCCGGCGATGCAAAAGCGGCTGGAAAAAGAAAATGGGAAGAAACTCTGCGGCAATCTGTGGCTGAAAAAAGACAGCCATCTGCCTATTTCCGGCTCGATTAAGGCTCGCGGGGGCATTTATGAAGTCCTGACTCACGCGGAAAAACTGGCCATCGAGGCCGGGTTACTTAGCCTTGAAGATGACTACAGCCGGCTGCTGTCCCCTGAATTACGCGAGTTTTTCAGCCGCTACAGCATCGCCGTGGGCTCTACCGGCAACCTGGGTCTGTCGATTGGCATCATCAGCGCCCGGATTGGCTTCCGCGTCACGGTGCATATGTCCGCCGACGCCCGCGAATGGAAAAAAGCCAAACTGCGCAGCCATGGCGTTGAGGTGGTTGAATACGCCGAAGATTACGGCGTCGCCGTTGAGCAGGGGCGAAAAGCCGCCGAGGCGGACGCCAACTGTTTCTTTATCGATGATGAAAACTCCCGCACGCTGTTCCTGGGTTACGCCGTCGCCGGGCAACGACTGAAAGACCAATTCTCACGGCAGGCGATTGCCGTTGATGAGCAGCATCCTTTGTTCGTCTATCTGCCCTGCGGCGTCGGCGGCGGCCCCGGTGGCGTAGCATTTGGGCTGAAGCTGGCCTTCGGCGATCACGTTCACTGTATTTTTGCCGAGCCCACTCACTCCCCCTGCATGCTGTTAGGCGTTTACACCGGCCTGCATGATGCGCTTTCCGTGCAGGATATCGGAATAGATAACCTGACCGCCGCCGACGGCCTGGCCGTAGGACGGGCTTCCGGCTTTGTCGGCAGAGCAATGCAAAGGCTGCTGGACGGCTTCTATACAGTGGACGATCAAACGTTGTACAACATGCTTGGCGGGCTGGCAGAAGAAGAAAATATTCGCCTGGAGCCTTCGGCCCTGGCAGGCATGGCCGGGCCGCAGCGGGTTTGTGCCACGGCCTCTTACCACGAGATGCAGGGCTTTAGCGCCCAGCAGCTTAATAACGCGACGCATTTGGTCTGGGCCACCGGGGGCGGTATGGTGCCTGAGGCCGAGATGGCGCAGTATTTAGCGAAGGCTCGCTGA
- a CDS encoding MFS transporter, producing MTTSTFSPPPADTPHAAEERLATPEGKRDFIRATFSCWLGTTMEYADFALYGLAAGIIFGDVFFPDATPVMALLSSFAAYSVGFVARPIGALLFGWLGDRYGRKMVMVITIALMGCSTTLIGLIPSYAQIGVWAPTCLVILRFAQGLGAGAELSGGTVMLGEYAPVKRRGLVSSIIGLGSNSGTLLASLTWLLVLQMDKETLLAWGWRIPFLCSMLIAAVALIIRQHLRETPVFERQKALLEAQRKQVREKGLAEQQADPRGFWRRTRAFWTMVGLRIGENGPSYLAQGFIIGYVAKVLAVDKSVPTLAVLIASVLGFAIIPFAGWLSDRFGRRIVYRWFCLLLIIYAFPAFMLLDSREPAIVIPTIVVGMGLASLGIFGVQAAWGVELFGVTNRYTKMAFAKELGSMLSGGTAPLIAAALLSWTGHWWPIALYFAVMAGIGLVTTFFAPETRGRDLNLPEDAI from the coding sequence ATGACGACAAGCACTTTTTCCCCTCCTCCGGCTGATACGCCACACGCGGCAGAAGAACGCCTGGCCACGCCGGAAGGCAAACGTGATTTTATTCGCGCCACTTTCTCCTGCTGGCTTGGCACCACGATGGAATACGCGGACTTCGCGCTATATGGCCTGGCGGCCGGGATAATCTTTGGCGATGTGTTCTTCCCGGATGCCACGCCTGTCATGGCGCTGCTCTCCAGCTTTGCCGCTTACTCCGTTGGGTTCGTTGCCCGACCAATAGGTGCCCTGCTGTTTGGCTGGCTGGGCGACCGCTACGGTCGAAAAATGGTGATGGTCATTACCATTGCGTTAATGGGCTGCTCCACCACGCTCATTGGCCTGATCCCGAGCTACGCACAAATTGGCGTCTGGGCGCCGACCTGTCTGGTTATCCTGCGTTTTGCCCAGGGGCTGGGCGCGGGCGCGGAGCTGTCCGGCGGCACCGTGATGCTGGGTGAATATGCGCCGGTGAAACGCCGCGGTCTGGTGTCATCCATTATCGGGCTGGGCTCCAACAGCGGCACGCTGCTGGCTTCTCTGACCTGGCTGCTGGTGCTGCAGATGGATAAAGAGACGCTGCTTGCCTGGGGCTGGCGTATTCCGTTCCTGTGCAGCATGTTGATTGCCGCTGTCGCCTTGATTATTCGCCAGCATCTGCGCGAAACCCCGGTGTTTGAGCGTCAAAAAGCGCTACTGGAAGCCCAGCGTAAACAGGTACGGGAAAAAGGGCTGGCCGAGCAGCAGGCAGACCCGCGCGGCTTCTGGCGCCGCACTCGCGCTTTCTGGACCATGGTCGGGCTACGCATTGGTGAAAACGGCCCTTCTTATCTCGCCCAGGGTTTTATTATCGGCTACGTTGCCAAGGTGCTGGCGGTGGATAAATCCGTCCCGACGCTGGCGGTGCTTATCGCCTCGGTGCTGGGCTTCGCCATTATTCCTTTCGCCGGCTGGCTCTCCGACCGCTTTGGCCGCCGTATCGTTTACCGCTGGTTCTGCCTGTTACTGATTATCTACGCTTTCCCGGCCTTTATGCTGCTGGACTCGCGTGAACCCGCCATCGTCATTCCAACCATCGTTGTCGGGATGGGGCTGGCTTCGCTGGGGATTTTTGGCGTCCAGGCCGCCTGGGGCGTGGAGCTTTTCGGCGTGACGAACCGCTATACCAAGATGGCGTTTGCAAAAGAGCTCGGGTCAATGCTTTCCGGCGGAACTGCGCCGCTGATTGCCGCCGCGCTGCTCTCCTGGACCGGGCACTGGTGGCCAATCGCACTCTACTTCGCGGTGATGGCGGGCATTGGGCTGGTAACCACTTTCTTTGCCCCGGAGACCCGAGGGCGCGACCTCAATCTGCCGGAAGACGCTATTTGA
- a CDS encoding LacI family transcriptional regulator, producing MTKPQVHRVTRAEVAKEAGTSVAVVSYVINNGPRPVAQATRERVLAAIKKTGYRPNGIARALASGTTRTYGLVVPNIANPFISSMAHALQQEAFADGRVLLLGDSGDDRARELELINNLLHRQVDGLIYTSVDRHPYIDLIQASGTPCVMLDRVEPELNVCSIQVNEQHAARRATRHLIEHGYRDIAIICGPQEMLNTQDRISGWRLALEEAGLAVRPEWIFSTDYTRQGGYDATQRMLASELPRALFATNEQQAFGCLRALSEHGLSAPKDLALVCFNGTLESAFNVPSLTTVRQPVTQMAKKAIEMLKKWDGQPHKYEFDFELEIGESCGCRSLTTSRKSQVT from the coding sequence GTGACTAAGCCTCAAGTACACCGCGTTACCCGCGCTGAAGTCGCCAAAGAAGCAGGGACTTCCGTGGCGGTCGTCAGCTATGTGATTAACAACGGCCCGCGCCCGGTGGCGCAGGCTACGCGTGAGCGCGTGCTCGCCGCCATCAAGAAAACCGGCTACCGCCCGAACGGCATTGCCAGGGCTTTAGCCAGCGGCACCACGCGCACCTACGGTTTAGTCGTTCCCAATATTGCCAACCCGTTTATCTCGTCCATGGCGCATGCACTTCAGCAGGAGGCGTTTGCCGATGGCCGGGTGCTGTTGCTGGGCGATTCCGGTGATGACCGCGCCCGTGAGCTGGAGCTTATCAATAACCTGCTGCATCGCCAGGTTGACGGGCTGATTTATACCAGCGTCGACAGGCATCCTTACATCGATCTTATCCAGGCCAGCGGCACGCCGTGCGTGATGCTGGACAGAGTTGAGCCTGAGCTGAACGTTTGCTCGATTCAGGTTAACGAGCAGCACGCCGCCCGGCGCGCAACCCGTCATCTGATTGAGCACGGCTATCGTGACATCGCCATTATTTGCGGGCCGCAGGAGATGCTGAACACTCAGGATCGTATCAGCGGCTGGCGGCTGGCGCTGGAAGAAGCGGGCCTCGCCGTGCGCCCTGAATGGATTTTTTCAACGGATTACACCCGCCAGGGCGGGTACGATGCAACACAGCGAATGCTGGCCAGCGAATTACCTCGGGCGCTGTTTGCTACCAATGAACAGCAGGCCTTTGGCTGCCTGAGAGCGCTGTCTGAACACGGGCTTTCCGCGCCAAAAGACCTGGCCCTGGTGTGCTTTAACGGCACCCTGGAATCGGCCTTCAACGTTCCCTCTTTAACGACGGTTCGCCAGCCCGTTACGCAGATGGCGAAGAAAGCCATCGAGATGCTGAAAAAGTGGGACGGGCAGCCGCATAAATATGAATTCGATTTTGAGCTGGAGATAGGCGAGTCCTGCGGCTGCCGCTCCCTCACCACAAGCAGGAAGTCACAGGTAACATGA